The Apium graveolens cultivar Ventura unplaced genomic scaffold, ASM990537v1 ctg3474, whole genome shotgun sequence DNA segment CTGCCTGCAGAAGCGCAGGTGAGCAAGAAGCAATTCATGGTCCTTCTAAGAATAACATAGAAGTAATTTGATTAGTTGCTTTTTTAGACAAGCCATCTCCACATATTAAATCTAATATGCTTAACTTGGGTCTACACAGTATGGCCTTTAATAGAAATACCCCACATTTGTCACGACTAAGTAGATATATAACATATTCATATATTTGATCCACTTCCGTGACTACGCAAACAAGAGTTAAATTACTGTATttacggggggggggggggtgggGGAGGAGAATCTTTTTACTACATCCATTTCGTATCTGGAATTCATGCAAGTTCATTTATTTGATAGAATTTGGGGAAAGAGTATATCAAACCGATTCAATTTTTAGGCATCAAGATAGGTTCCGGGTATAATAACATACCACAAGTGAACTTGGTAGCCCAATAAATATCTTGGTGATTCAAAACTTCAAACTATATGACCCATTTGGTGGCTTCTATTACTTGTCTAAGATTTTGGTAGAGCTGGTCAACAAACATGGTATGAGGGTCCTGGAAAGGTCTTGGAATTCAGCAATAATATTCTCACATTGTATACACCTTTATTTGTTTGTTTTTCCTTGGTGAGATTGGGATTGTTCCCCTTGGTGGGATTAAAATGGGAGTGAGAAATTGATGTAAAAACTAAGAAGTATAAGATTTTTAGGGGATTTTATTAATACACTAAGGTTTTGGGAGTTGGTACCTAGAATGGTATAATTGTCTTACCATATGTTTCCCTGCAGATTGCTGATTTGTTACAAAGTCAATTTCGACCCAACATTTCATTATTTAACTAACATACTTTCAATCCTTTTTCTCGATAACAATAATCTCTGTAATAACAAAGTTCAAAAGTAAATAAAGAAAACTATTAAAAAATTAAACTACTCTTAATACATAACTAATCAAGATTTTTAACATAAGTAGTTATAAAATTACATATTAGCATCCCCTTGCGTGAAATAGAAAAAAAATGGCAGTTGTCGTGAGCTCATACAGAATGAAAAACCATAATTCTAGTGTGAAATTCAAAGTATCCAGTTTATTTTTTTGCTAAGTAAGTATCCAGTTTTCAGATACTCATGAAACTAATACTAATGTTCATTCTAATGTTCATTAACTGATAACACATAAACAGCAAGATTGCCCAAAAAAGAAATAGATGTGTAAAACAAAAAAGGAAAGAACCCAGATCGATATGTAACTGATATACCATATTACAACTATCACGAGTTTCAAACCttcattaaaatttttaaaaaaaaagataGCAGGGCTGAAGCATATATCAAGTGAATTGCAGAAGAATCAAAAAACTGATGTAAGAGAAATTAAATATAAGGATATTTGGTACCCGGGATTGAAAGATTTATGAGGAGAATTAGCAGCCGTTGAATCTAGTGAACTGCAGAAACAGCACTAGGGGGTGAAGAAATATGACAAGAACTAGTTGGTATATATTTAGAGTAATTTGCGGTTTGTGTACCTGAAGTTTCGGAAATATGCACTTTGTGTACCCAAAATTTGAAATTCATGCAAGTTCATGCAACTGAGAATCTTTTTACTACATCCATTTCGTATCTGGAATTCATGCAAGTTCATTTATTTGATAGAATTTGGGGAAAGAGTATATCAAACCGATTCAATTTTTAGGCATCAAGATAGGTTCCAGGTATAATAACATACCACAAGTGAACTTGGTAGCCCAATAAATATCTTGGTGATTCAAAACTTCAAACTATATGACCCATTTGGTGGCTTCTATTACTTGTCTAAGATTTTGGTAGAGCTGGTCAACAAACATGGTATGAGGGTCCAGGAAAGGTCTTGGAATTCAGCAATAATATTCTCACATTGTATACACCTTTATTTGTTTGTTTTTCCTTGGTGAGATTGGGATTGTTCCCCTTGGTGGGATTAAAATGGGAGTGAGAAATTGATGTAAAAACTAAGAAGTATAAGATTTTTAGGGGATTTTATTAATACACTAAGGTTTTGGGAGTTGGTACCTAGAATGGTATAATTGTCTTACCATATGTTTCCCTGCAGATTGCTGATTTGTTACAAAGTCAATTTCGACCCAACATTTCATTATTTAACTAACATACTTTCAATCCTTTTTCTCGATAACAATAATCTCTGTAATAACAAAGTTCAAAAGTAAATAAAGAAAACTATTAAAAAATTAAACTACTCTTAATACATAACTAATCAAGATTTTTAACATAAGTAGTTATAAAATTACATATTAGCATCCCCTTGCGTGAAATAGAAAAAAAATGGCAGTTGTCGTGAGCTCATACAGAATGAAAAACCATAATTCTAGTGTGAAATTCAAAGTATCCAGTTTATTTTTTTGCTAAGTAAGTATCCAGTTTTCAGATACTCATGAAACTAATACTAATGTTCATTCTAATGTTCATTAACTGATAACACATAAACAGCAAGATTGCCCAAAAAAGAAATAGATGTGTAAAACAAAAAAGGAAAGAACCCAGATCGATATGTAACTGATATACCATATTACAACTATCACGAGTTTCAAACCttcattaaaattttaaaaaaaaagataGCAGGGCTGAAGCATATATCAAGTGAATTGCAGAAGAATCAAAAAACTGATGTAAGAGAAATTAAATATAAGGATATTTGGTACCCGGGATTGAAAGATTTATGAGGAGAATTAGCAGCCGTTGAATCTAGTGAACTGCAGAAACAGCACTAGGGGGTGAAGAAATATGACAAGAACTAGTTGGTATATATTTAGAGTAATTTGCGGTTTGTGTACCTGAAGTTTCGGAAATATGCACTTTGTGTACCTAAAATTTGATATCTAGCTAAAAGCATGCTGAAGTTTGCAAAAAACAGCAAAAAGCATACTTCCGTTACTTTACAACTGACACCGTTAATTTACTTTGTGAAATGAGTTTAGCGGCACGGGTAATATGGTAGTTGCACTATGTTCATAGTTCTAATTGTTTGCTATTTTTTATTTCTGCCTAGAATGACATgaatttttttcttaaaaatcaaCATTTATGAAATTATACGCGCTAATTTTTCATTCTAAATTTTACATTGAAACATGttttaacttttattttaaaaaaataaattatatataattatgtgcatttaaattaagattaaaaataaaaagaaaactaATAACaacataaataattttaaaaccaTGTTACATGTTCTATTATGTTACTCGGCCATATTTAAGTGGCCATGTTTAAGTGATGATGATTATGAGAGGTTTAAAGCAATAACACAAGCTTATCTTTGAAATTTAATTTATGTAAATCTATAATTCTTCGATGTTTCTCTAGTTAACACCATTTTTCTCTGTTTATTTTTAAAACCTTCTCAAGTTTTTCCTCCACATGTGCCTAAATTTTAAACAAAAACAATAGTTTAAGAGATATTCCTAAATATTAATTTGTCTCTCTCATTTCTTTATATGAAAGTAAAGAGTGTTCAACAATTGACTTAAAGTGCATatttcatatatttttttaaaacaagaatttctagatattaatttaaatattcaatttttatttaaaatcataaaaatcgTAACAAAAATAAATTGTGAAACTAcatttatattcaccttaaaatATGTATCACACACTTTTTCCTGAATGTAAAGAAATGAGGGGAAGAAAGAAATATATTTTAAGTTCTTTTTACCATCTtactattttttaaaaatatttgcaaaacAAACTTGGAAAAAATGGTATTCAGAGATACAACTTTATTTAAGTTCTTTGAAAATTGAAGTTAGTTTCAATTTGCATTTAAGGTTGCATTTGGTTAAATATAATAGCAAAATCTTAGTTTTGcaaaaaaaaatcacatttttgcAACTTAAAAGTAAAAAATATCTTGTTTAATTTGTACATGATGTTGTCCTTTAGAATTGATAATATAATTTGACTTTAAAAACTacaataaattaataaaattagtGTCTTATGTCGATAAAaaatttattgaaaaatatttttattgaaatattacattttagAAAAAGTTGAATATACGGCTTTGAAATGTCTAAACTCTTATATCATTTTTTTTGTTATATAAGACTcgaatttttattaattattattattagttagaatttatattttataataattattttaaatatgacACTATTAATATATATCCTTTAATGTCACAAAAATATAAGTACAAATATTTCATTATAAAATCCTCAATTAAAATTGAGAGAGATGAATGTTAATATGAAACTAATTAATACACATACATGTTACTGGAATTACACACATACCCTCAAGGTGTTAAATGCTTCTAACGGAAGTATGCTTTTTGCTAGATTCTGTAAAGTTTGGCATATTTTTTGCTAGATATGGAACTTCAGGTACGCAAAGTGTATAAACTGGAAAGTTCAGATACACAATATGCAAATTACTCTATATATTGAGGATTCATGGTGAAAGAAGGGCCGTTAGTTAGTTGCCTATCTTAGATAAATCTCACTTTTTTTTTGAAGTAAAGATAAATCTCACTTTTAGTTTGAGGCTTTGAGCAAAATTTATAGAATATATATTTGAAGGTGATCTGAGGCATACATGTAAATGTTTCAAAATACATCATTTTAATGCCAGCCAAAGTCATAAAACTAGCATTTCATTTGTTTGCGTAAAGAATGACTACAGATTCTATCTGCCATGCAGGCTACAACCAACTATCTACCAAGTGTGAGTTCTTCAAGCTGTTTACATCCATCAAGCCAGCCCAACTTTGAACTTCTTGTCCACTTTCTTTCAGCACAAATTGATGTGAGACTCCAAATCGTTATAATGGGTTTTGATGAGTATATACACAATTTTCTATTTCAAGACTGGCCAAAGTTAAGAGACATTAAGGTAAACTATACTCTTCAGCCCGTTAATAAGGGGCAAATATATCTTCTGCTTCTGCAGTAGACACTGTATGAAGCTAACTTTGGTTGACAGAGATCTTGGTTCGCCACAGCACTGAACATAAGATCCTAGAATTCCACTCGGGCCTTTAAGCTTTCACACAGTACTAGAACCTGACTTCTGCTTAAATATCTGAAACATACCAGTAGTGTACTGCTGGATTTTTTCGATCAAGCTGTGATTAGTTTTCTGCATATGATTTATCAGCCACTGATACTCAGATAATGTAGCATCCGATAACGGCTCCAAGAATTCACACCTCTTCAAAATCTCTGTTGGAGGTACTCCGCCAATTAGGTTGGTGTCGAGCTTTGGCTTATTCTTCTGTAGCTCCACAATGGCATCAACTGGCATATCTTCAAGGGCAGATGGTGACACACCTGGTACTACCTCCTCCTTGAAAGGCAATGCTCGTTCAGATTGCAAACAGAACTCTAGCCATTGATGTACCAAGGGAGATGGCCCTCTTACTCGTCCTCCAATTTTGTCATTTTTAATTTCAGATGCAGCAGGTATTGCCTGCAAGATTTGCTCTTTAGGTTATAAATTATACAAACAAATAGTAACTGTTTATTACAACATAATTGTAGAGATTCCTAAAAAGACAAAGTATACTGTAATTTCTTTCTTCAATTCATTTATATAGGATCTTATTTGATATTTCGTCATCAATTGATAAAAAGTGGATCAGGCAGTCACAAGGGGCCAGGGGGACACTAACCACCCAAAAGACTCCTGCCTAATTCTTCTTTGATAATAGGGAAACAACTGGTCTTTAAGAAAGTGGCACCATCAGGAATGATACTAACTAATAGTTGGAATGTAATGCTTATCTTCAGCACAAACGTAACACATTGTGTGTTGGTGATCACAAAAAATTGCACATGCTGAAACAAAGCATCTCAACCTTGGACTAAATGACGTACTATACTTGTTTTGTTTGCAATGTAAATAATCATAGAACATACATGAGAGATTATATGGTAATAAGTTCTGTATTGAAAGGGTTTGGGCAGGTGAGAGGCCATGGTAAACTCTGGCATATGCAGATACGTCTGAAATTAATAAGTTATCAAGTGAGTGGTCCACCTAACCCATAAAACTGACAAGGCAAACCAGGTAAATAATTAAGAGAACGACCACTGTAATAACACATACTAACCCCTACTCCAGAATGGATTATTTCCGCTTTACATTACTTTCTAGAGTGACCGTGTAATAGTGCTTTGAAATTCTTACAATTTTCCCACTTTTTCGTATCAATCAATGACAAACAAATTAGGCATATTATCTTTGACAATATGCAAAAATTAGGGTATTACCCAAACATCTGCCCATAGACTAGCTCCAGACTTTGGAACAATAACTGTAACGTCTGACATGCGTTTGGCAGCAGGAATAATGTCAGAACTCCATCCAACAGTCACCCACACGTCGCCTACTTCAAAAGCTTTTAGATAATGCACACTGTCAAATAGTCGAACCTATAAAAAGGTATGAGATGCCGTACGTAGAATATGTTAATAACAACTCAGATGTGTGATGGTTATGAGCCCTATGCCCTTTCTATTACTGATGTAACATGCCTATTAATAGTCATACCTGGTTTTCAAGAAGTGAAAGATTCTGCAAGACTGCATTTCTCCCCCCAACAACTTCAGTATCAAAGTTACTCGTATTATAAGATGCCCCCATATATTTCAGTACAGAACCAATGACTTCTCTGGGAGAATCAACCATAGAAATCTTCCCTGAAAGCTCAGGCCTCCAGAGATCAGCCCAGTCCTGCAAgtttgaattaaataattcttgTAAAATTCTGTTTCATTCATCCATATATTATAATAGAATTTATATAtcttatttatatataatatttataataaaattatatatctTATTTTACACTAAATAACAAATACGGCTAACCTATTCTATTTctatataaattatataaatactAAATATACGGAGTATTATATTTGACAACAGATATTTACAATCCTATATTATTTAATTAACTAGTGCATTTTCTAACAAACGATATTTTTTCGCATATAATTCGTGTACTTCCGTGTATAAAACAGGTAGGCACGAATATATTAGTTCCGGTTAGTGTCAACTAAATGGTACACGGGTACAAATCCGGGTCGGGTTCGATTTTAAAATTTTGACACgaaaacacgaaagtacacggaaTGATTGTACACGTACACGACCCATTTCCGGGTTTATTTTTGACAGAATCCCATATGTCACGCGAAGatttaaaatagaaactaaatTTTTTTATCCCAAATATTGTAGAACAAATCATATATGAATAATACATGAGACAAATTTTCAAACTCTAAATAATTAGATATTTTACTCAATTTATTATCCCTACACCCTACTAGTTTCCTTCCAGCATTCAATTTTTTCCAATTTTATCTTAATTGATTTCACTATATAATCACTACCTTTTTAATTTTCATAATAGTCTTCATGCTTAAAAGCAATTCACACTATTTCTTTACTAGAGGAAGTTTCTCTGCTTAAATTTAATCCCTCATATTTATTTTGACCAAGTATTAACTGTAGACAGATCTACCATAAGGATTATTTTGTCATTTGTCACAAATTTATGCTGTACGTCtatttttcttttcaactttacATCACGACAATACATATTCGTTTTTGTTTTCATGAAACACATCTATTACAAGAAAAGACTTTACTTAAATAAAAATAATGTAATTCTTTACCCGAGCCTAGTGTACATACTGCTTGAGTTTGCTGCGTGCAGCTAAACTTATAACAGATTTGGGTTGCAGAGCGAAAGCAAAGCCAGTAGAAATTAGCTGGCCACGAAAAAATAAAAAACAGTATAATTCTTCTCTGGTCTACCTGAGCCTAGTGTACATACTGCTTGAGTTTGCTGTGTGCAACTAAACTTAAAATAGATTTTGGTTGCAGATCAAAGCCAGTAGAAATCAGCTGGCCGCTAAAATATAAGTAAGCTATTGACTATTGGCACAAGGTGAGAAAAATTTTGGTCAACATATACTATAAAATAAAATACCTCAATAGGAGCCAAATTATTCTTCTGGAATTTGCTTTTCTTAAAAGCAATTACCATGCTTCCCCACCGATAAGGAGCAGCCCAAATTTTGCCTTCAACGTCTAATTTTCCCTCACTGTTCCTGCGTAAGTATACCTGAGATCATTTGAGACATTAAAACGTTAGGTTACATTACTACGATGAAGAAAGTTAGAAGATTATAAAGAGTTCTGCGCAATAATTTAGTCTTTCTCGTCAGATAATTAAAACTATAGATATCTCAATTTTTAAATTAACTAACATCATCAGATGTTGGGAAAACTGAAAATAGAAATTAAATTTGGGGCATGGCTAAGTGACTTTTAAGATATAATTACAAGCAGTCTTCAGGAGTCAGGAGAGTATCAATAATATAATCCAAGTTTAGTTCTTCCTTTGGAAAAGCCCCGACACACGTCTGTAGCTTGCAAAAATTTATTCAAGATTTTTTGGTAATATACGCTCAAATTATATGGTGCTTGAATTTTTAATCGATTTTCGATGACATGACATAAAGTCAGCTTCTTTAACATATACTAATTAACACTTTACCATGTGAAAAATGCTAGCGTTATAAAAAAAACCAACGGCTGGGGAAAAAAATAGGACGCATGTGACGTATTACTTCAAAAAGCCCAATATTGGCTACTGCTCTGCAGAgcctttttaaaaaaattctcaAATAGCCCTTAAACATATCAAACTGCGAGCAATGAGCATACTAAAATGACAGCTTTGGCATGGTAAATCTAAGTTGACAATACATATGGTACAGAACGGTCGAATCTGAGCTGAACCCACTAGGCCCAAAAGTTAGCGAAATACCTTTAAAAGATAATATCCACTTTATTAGAGCCAAAAGAGAAGTGATCCTTGGGCCTTCCTATTAAAAGATGAGAGCAGTCGAAGTGTATAACTAGAGCTAGACTTCGTTAACTTGATAAGTATATAAATTTTTCCACAAGAGCATATTTGACACTCCATGCATGACGCATACCCTCTTACTTGTCACTTTGACTTTTTGCACGTTCACCAAGGTGACAAAAAAAAATACTTGTACCAATtatattttgaataaaaaaatataaatagtaaacttttaaaaagaaatattAAAAAACAATTAATGGAGGTATCTTTTTTATGCACCTTAATTTAAGAGAAAAAAGTCAAAGTGACAAGTAAAAGGGATTGAGGGAGTATTACAACTAAATAATATTCTTACCTTCCATTTGTCACTTAAGCCAGAAAACCACTCTTGGTCTTCAACCCTTTGTATAGGTTCAATTAGAGCCTTGTTAATAGCAAAACTAAGCCAGGTATCTCCTAATGCAACAATGTCAGCTGTTAGAGCAGATCTGCTAGCAACATCTCTCTTGCTAAATCCCATAGAAAGTTCAGAAAATATATCCCTAATACTTCCACGAAATTCCATACGCAGTTTTGTCCTCTTTCCTTGGGCTTGCATAAAATTCTGTGTCAACAGACATGAATTTCAATACTTCACATAAAGCTCCAATTGGTAACAATAATGAAGAAAATACAGGCTCTCATAATGCTACTTTCTGGTTTTACCAGATTTTGCTGGACAATGTCTAAAAATGTATAATGTAGTTTATTTCTTCTAACAAGCTGATGCATTGGTCAAATATGTAAAGCAATGTTTCTCATGCTATTAAACTCTACCCCTTATTACATTTCGATTTTACTTAGTGCAACCTTTTCTTTGAAGAGACAAGATAAATAACTTTCAAGCATAAACTTACTTAACATATGTGCATTTTCAAACAACAAATACTATATTAAAATTAAAGGCCGGGCATTGAGAGTGATACATGCATTATGAGGATTGAGAAATAAAAACTATAGTTCTATAAATGCGAAGCAAAATATTGTATAGACCTTGATCCACAAAGGAGGTACAGAGCTACGCAGAGCAATAATTCTCAGAGGAACAGTCAGGGAGTATGTTTTAGATTTCCAACTTTCAAATGCTGCACGcgtttcttcatcttcaaataCAATTTGTGAATTTTTAACATCATCATTCACTGTGTTCAAAAAATACCACAAAATAAGACCAACAAGCACTTCACTTGACTGTCCTATCCTATAACAAAAATGCATATAGAAATTTATGATACCTTCGGTTGTTTGCTGTTGAGAAGTCTCTTTAGGACAGGCTATGTAGTTGGGCGGAATTTGAGTACAAGCAGAAGCTGAGCGAGTGCAAATGCCAAGACCTAATAACAAAATTACGGAAGCTCCAACTATATGAAGTAAATCTTTGAGCAATTTGGAAAAAATGTGTTGCTCTTGAGACTTAGCAACGACCAAACACGGGGACAAATGACGGTGGCAAGATGTCCTCAATAGACATACGGTTATTCTAGAACTTCGGAGTAGCAAAAATTGGGGTTTGTGGTTACGAAACGGAGAGAAGGTAGTGTAAAGTTGCAGGGCATGATGATTAGGATAAGAGATCCGTGAACATGGTAACAAAGACATATCTTGGTTTAATCAGCTCAAAAAAACTGAATTTGTCGTATAACAACTAAGAACATACTTCCAACAGCAATGCCAAGCTCAAACTGTAGAATCAGAGTCAAGGAAAGCCTTAGTCAGTGTATTACACTCCTTACCTCGCAAGCATTCATATACATACAGGGTTGTGCGAATTACACTTAAAACTATCTTAGCCTCAAAACTCAAAACACCATAATCCCCATTTAAAAAAAATACGAATTCACAGCTAATAATACTATAAATCACTTGAACAATTGGATTATCAATAAGTAACAGTAGTGAATGAGTTGTTGGTTTTCAATTAAAAATTGAGCACATTACAACAACACTGTTAAATTAGCATCAGAGTTATAATATTATGTACACATGTAACATGTTATCATATAATATGCTTAAAAAAGTTAAATTTATTGTACAAGAATCAAGAACTTATACTTCCACCAGCAACTCTAAATTAGAGAATCAAGAAAATCCCAAGTCAGTGTATGATACATACACACTCGTAAATATATACAAacaaacatatacatacatacaggGGAAAAGGGAAAGAAGTGGAATGCTCACCTGGGATTTAACCACTTGACTGACTTGGCCACAGACGATAATCACAAGATGTGGC contains these protein-coding regions:
- the LOC141701171 gene encoding uncharacterized protein LOC141701171; this translates as MSLLPCSRISYPNHHALQLYTTFSPFRNHKPQFLLLRSSRITVCLLRTSCHRHLSPCLVVAKSQEQHIFSKLLKDLLHIVGASVILLLGLGICTRSASACTQIPPNYIACPKETSQQQTTEVNDDVKNSQIVFEDEETRAAFESWKSKTYSLTVPLRIIALRSSVPPLWIKNFMQAQGKRTKLRMEFRGSIRDIFSELSMGFSKRDVASRSALTADIVALGDTWLSFAINKALIEPIQRVEDQEWFSGLSDKWKVYLRRNSEGKLDVEGKIWAAPYRWGSMVIAFKKSKFQKNNLAPIEDWADLWRPELSGKISMVDSPREVIGSVLKYMGASYNTSNFDTEVVGGRNAVLQNLSLLENQVRLFDSVHYLKAFEVGDVWVTVGWSSDIIPAAKRMSDVTVIVPKSGASLWADVWAIPAASEIKNDKIGGRVRGPSPLVHQWLEFCLQSERALPFKEEVVPGVSPSALEDMPVDAIVELQKNKPKLDTNLIGGVPPTEILKRCEFLEPLSDATLSEYQWLINHMQKTNHSLIEKIQQYTTGMFQIFKQKSGSSTV